GATGCCCTGGTCGATCACCGAATGCGAGGACAGGTGCACGTTTGCCGGCGGCGGCTGCACGCTCGGTGGAATGATGCTGATCGGCGGCTGCTCGATCCGCGTGCCGTCATCGATCGCCGCGAACTTGCCCGGCACGTGCTTCAGGCCGACCACGTCGTAGGTGATGCCGTCCTCACCGGTGATCGGGCGCTCGGTGATAGACATCACCCGGAACAGCTGCAGTGCCAGCTCGGACGATTCGATGGCCCAAACCGACTGGGCCACCGGCACGGTGGACCACGGCACCGTGACGCGCACCTCGTTGCCGGTGACCGACTGGATGGTGCGGGTCTCGGTAACGCCGCTGGGCAGCGTCGCATGGATCGTCTGCCCGGCAGCGGTCGCCTCCGGCACCCGATCCAGCACCAGCGCGCTGGCCGTGGCGCTGCGGATGCGCCCACCCATGCGCCGCCCTGCCCGGTCCGGATCGGCTACCCGGATGATGTCCCCGACGGTGACCCGCAGGGAATCCAGACCCACCGCGAAGGCAACCGTCTCGGTCTCCAGGTTCTCGCTGTAGAGGATGTGGTTGCCGATCCGCTGGGCCTGGCTGCGGCGGTCGCAGCCGAATGCGGTCACGCTGGTGCTGTTGATGCCGTAGCGGGCAATGCCGCTGCGCAGCTGCACCGTCTCAACCTTCTGTCGGCCGAAGTCGTCCGGATCCGTCCACGACACCTGGGCGACGGTATGCCGCGCCTTTCGCCCGGTGCCCTCGTAGGTGAAGCGCCCCTCCACCACGTTGGCCTGGGTGTAGGTGAACGTCGGATCCTTCGGCATGTCCGCCGAGGCGATCACCTGACCGGCCGCGTAGAAGCTGATGCCGCGGAAGATGGAAGCCATATCCTGCAGGACGCGGAAGGCATCGGCCTCGGTCTGCAGGTACAGGCTGCAGGTGAACCGCGGCTCCATCCCGCCCACGCCATCGCTGACCAGCTGGTCGCAGTAGCGCGCGATCGCGTACAGGTTCCACTTGTCGACGTAGGCCTGCGGGATCCGGTGGCCAAGGCCGAACCGGTCGTTGGTCACGATGTCGTAGAACACCCATGCCGGGTTGTTCGTCCATGCCGACTTGAACGTGCCATCCCACACGCCGGAATAGGTGTGGGTCAGCGGGTCGTAATTCGACGGCACCCGCACGATGCGGGCCCAGATGCGATAGGCCGTGCTCGGCTTGCCCTGGAACTGGCTGCCATCCACCTGGATCGCGGCAAGCGCGCAGTTCGGGTAGCGGAGCTTGGCGTCAATCACCTCGGTCAGGGATACGACCGTTGTGGTGTCCGCGATGGTGGCGCTGTTGGCGTTTGGGGTGAGGCGGCGAACGCGCACCTGCCACTGATTCCCGGCCGGAAGCTCGATGCGGTGGCTGCGCTGGTACTCGGTCGTGGTCTTGCCCGAGAACGCCGCGGTCAGCACCGTGTTGAACGGCCCGTTGTCCGTGGACAGGTCGATGGCGTAGTCGATGGCATAGCCCTCGGTGTCGCCGTTGTCGGTGTTCACCTTCTGGAGCTGCGGCACGGCCAGGCGCACCCGCACAGCTGACAGGCTGGCACCCGAAACGGTGCGGGTGACCGGCGTGTTGCTGCGCAGCTCCACGCCCACGCCCACCTCGTTCTCTACCGAGGGGAAGCCAGCGATGTGGGGTTGGTCCTGGGTGCCCGAGCGCGTCTCGATGCTGACGCCCTGGAAGTTGAACGTGCCGTCGGCGTTCTGCACCGGCACCTGGTCAAGGTAGATCGACTGATTTCCCGCGACCAGGCCACGGATCTCGCCCTCGCTGATCAGGTCGAGCACGCGCGCGAACGAGCGCGATCGCAGGGTGTCAGGACCTTCGACCGGCTCGCGCGACTTGCTCTGGCCCTTCTTGGCGCCAACCAGTTGCAGATGGCTGGGCTTGGCCGTGGTCAGCTCGTTGCGGATGGCGCCGACGATGGGCAGCTGGCGCATGACCGCCGCGCTCGGGTTGATCATGGTCACAGCTGGTCCTCCGCGTAGATGCCGCCACTGATGATTGCCGAGCCCACCATCAGGCCCTTGGTGTCGTGGCCGCCGTAGGCCAGCGGCACCGGGCCGCCAGCGGCCTGCGTGTTGACCGTGCCGTTCATGCTGTAGTTCGGCGTGTTCTCGGGCTTCTCCTTGCTGCCCACCGTCTTCGGTGGCGGCGCCAGCATCTGCGACACGCCGCCGAGCGTCAGCGCCATGCCCACGTTGGCCGCGGCCGACCACGCAGCCAGCGCGAAGCCGGTGGCGCCGATGCTCATGAAGGTGGCCACACCCCACAGCACGCCGCCCACGATGGTCTGCAGGGCGCCGCTCTTGGCGCCCATCAGGATCGGGGCGATGCGGATCACCTCGTCTCCAGGAGGATCCAGCAGCTGGTCGCGGCTCAGGTTCTCCGGACCGAGGAAGATCGCGAACCGAACGCCCTTCCCTTCAGCCTCCAGCAGGTACTGCTGAAAGCCGTCGAACAGGACGCCAAGCGCACGCACGGCCTCGGCAACGTTGGCCACGGCCAGCAGATGCTCGCGGCCGAAGCGCTTGCCCAGGACGCCATACAGGCGGATCTTGCGCAGGCGCTCAGTCATGGCGTGCCTCGCGGTGCCTGACGATGTAGCGGGTACGCTCTGCCCACATGCCGCCGTAGACGGTCTTCTCGGAGAGCCGGCCGTAGAGGTGGTGCAGCATCAAGTCGTCGCCCAGGTAGACGCCGGCGTGGTTCGGCACGGGCGAACGAACCTGCATCAGGATCATGTCGCCTCGCTGTGGCTCGCCGTCGATCAGCTCGAAGCCCTCGGCGCGCAGCCGGTCCAAGCTGTAGAGGTCCTGGCCGTTGTCCCACCAGTTGTCGTCGCGCTCGTACTGGCTGAGCGTGATGCCCAGCTCGCGCGCATAGAAGTCCCGCACCAAGCTGTAGCAGTCGAGGATGCCGTGGGCGAACTGGCGGCCCTCCAACGGGGCCAGGTAGCCGCATGGCTCGATGGACTGGATTTCGTGGCAGGCCGGGGCCTGGCCTGCCACCTGCCCCACGCTGACGATGTGCCACGGCAGGCCGCTGGCCTCGCACATGACCCGGTCGGCATCGGATGCAGCGGCAGACGCGTTCGGGTGGCTGTGCACGACGGCCAGCACCTCGCCCAGGTCCTCTGCGGCGGCATAGTCCTCGGCAGGCATGCGGAACTGGTCGGAGGGTTTGGCCGCGGCGTTGGTGCAGGCCACATAGATCTCGCCGTGGGCGCCGGCCACGACTAGGCCGCAGCACTCGCGCGGGTACTCGGCGATGGCGTGCGCCTGGATGGCCTGCAGAGTGGTCTGTTCCATGGATCGCTCACGAAAAAGCCCGCGCGAGGCGGGCTGTGGGTTTGCTGTCGATGTCCCGCTGGATCAGGTGCGAACCAGTCCCGAAGCTGGGAACCCGCCGTAGGGCAGCTCGTTGTTCTCTCCGAACCTGCGTTTGCAGCTGCGCACAAGGCCGGCGCACACGTCCTGTCCCGGATCACTCACGGGGTTGTCGTTGATATCGAAGTAGGCCGGCCCGGTATAGCTGCAGTAAGGCCCACGGTAGCCGCCGCGCAGTAGCCAGGTGCAGACGTTGGACATGATCTGCCGGCCTGGCAGCACCTCGCCGTTGAGGTCGATGGCAGTGGCCAGCTCGAACTCGACCATCTCCTTGGTCTCGGCCACCTTGCGCTCGATGAACCAGATCTCGTCCCGGAAGTGCTCGTTGGGATCGGCGGTGGGATTGCGGCCATCGTCAAGATTGGTGCCCGTGTACTGGTACTCCGTCACTTGCGTCCCAGCCTCGGCCTGAACATTGTCCACATCGAACCACTGTGTTGGCGTGTTGTTGCCATAAACGCGGACGAAAACCCTGCACGACGCTACGCTGGCCGGAATGTTCGAGAACGTGAAAGACTTGCGGGTGAAGTCGGCGGATCCAACAACCAAATCGCCACCGGCCGGCGTGCCAGGCCATCCGACCGTGGCGCCGGATGAGTCCAGAAGCTGGAGCTGAAAGAAGACTCGAGCCCCCACGCTTCCACGCACATAGGCTGACACCGTCAGGGGAACGCCCGGCTCAATGGCAATTGCGCTGCTGTAACCCTCGCAATAGCGATTGGCTGCGACGTTCTCCAAGGTCCAACGCCAAGCCCGTGTGCTGTTGGCCAGGTTCGACGGAACCAGAAGCCGCGTGAAACCTGTACCGCCAGATGAGGAAGCCAGCCAATTGGTTGGTGTGGTTGCCCCCGACGGTGCCAAGTCCATGCTGCTGTTCAGCAGTTTGTTCCGCAGCGGGGGGAAGTTCTTCCCATCCAGATACTTCACCAGAGTCTGCCGGCGGATGATCCGGGCTCCGACCAAGTCGCCGTACAGTTGGCACATGACCCCGATCCGGCCGTCGCCGTTGCCGACGCGCAGACGCGGCGCCGGCTGCTGATCGCTGGTGCGGGCGAAGCCGGTAGCCTCGATCGGCCATGCACCGTACTGCTGGCCCTGCCACCAGATCACGCCAGCCTGCAGGTGCTGGTGGAACCAGAGCTGGTCCGCGCCGATGCTGCTGGCATCCAGCTCAAAGACCGTCACACGGCCGCCGGGCTCCAGCTGCTGGACATCTGCGGTGATCATTCCAGCACCGCCGTTTCACCAGTGCCCAGCGGTAGCGACACCTCGTCAGGCCAGTTGAAGTCTTCCGGCTGCGGCAGCAGTGCCTGAACCTGCTCCCAAGTCTGGATACCGGCCGGAGGGGCCATCACCAGCTGCTCCAGTGCCTGGCTGATCGAATCGCGCCAGGCCACCATCGCGGTAGCCTCCAGCCGATAGCGTTCCACGCTGCTACCGATGTAGCTGCAGCACGACTCAATGCTGTCGTAGCGGCGCTTGGCGACCCAGCTGCTCATCCATGCCCAAGCACTCGCCCGGATGGCGGCGAAGTGCTCGGCGCTGTAGAGCTGATACGGCGGGGGCGCGGGATCCGGTCTGTTGCCAGCATCCAGCCAGTCCTGATACTGCCGTCCCTGCCAGGTGTCTGCATTGGTGGGGATCGTGGCGCCAGTCTCCAGGCACTTCACAAGGTTGGGATTCGTCGTCAGTTGGTACATGTCACAGCTCCGCGTCCAGGCCGACCTTGAAGATGAACGACCTACCAGCCACCTGTGCCGAGGCGAAGTTCACCTGGTAGATGCCAGCGCTGTCGTAGTCGATGGACTGATAAGCGACGTTCGCGATTCCGATCAGAAGGCCAGTGCTGGAGCTGGAGTCATTCGGATTGAAAGTTGTCATGGCTGGCTTGACTCGCATCGCCACGGGGAAAAACAGGCAGACGGTGGCCCGTGTTTCACCACCATTGG
This genomic interval from Stenotrophomonas sp. 57 contains the following:
- a CDS encoding C40 family peptidase; its protein translation is MEQTTLQAIQAHAIAEYPRECCGLVVAGAHGEIYVACTNAAAKPSDQFRMPAEDYAAAEDLGEVLAVVHSHPNASAAASDADRVMCEASGLPWHIVSVGQVAGQAPACHEIQSIEPCGYLAPLEGRQFAHGILDCYSLVRDFYARELGITLSQYERDDNWWDNGQDLYSLDRLRAEGFELIDGEPQRGDMILMQVRSPVPNHAGVYLGDDLMLHHLYGRLSEKTVYGGMWAERTRYIVRHREARHD
- a CDS encoding host specificity protein J — protein: MINPSAAVMRQLPIVGAIRNELTTAKPSHLQLVGAKKGQSKSREPVEGPDTLRSRSFARVLDLISEGEIRGLVAGNQSIYLDQVPVQNADGTFNFQGVSIETRSGTQDQPHIAGFPSVENEVGVGVELRSNTPVTRTVSGASLSAVRVRLAVPQLQKVNTDNGDTEGYAIDYAIDLSTDNGPFNTVLTAAFSGKTTTEYQRSHRIELPAGNQWQVRVRRLTPNANSATIADTTTVVSLTEVIDAKLRYPNCALAAIQVDGSQFQGKPSTAYRIWARIVRVPSNYDPLTHTYSGVWDGTFKSAWTNNPAWVFYDIVTNDRFGLGHRIPQAYVDKWNLYAIARYCDQLVSDGVGGMEPRFTCSLYLQTEADAFRVLQDMASIFRGISFYAAGQVIASADMPKDPTFTYTQANVVEGRFTYEGTGRKARHTVAQVSWTDPDDFGRQKVETVQLRSGIARYGINSTSVTAFGCDRRSQAQRIGNHILYSENLETETVAFAVGLDSLRVTVGDIIRVADPDRAGRRMGGRIRSATASALVLDRVPEATAAGQTIHATLPSGVTETRTIQSVTGNEVRVTVPWSTVPVAQSVWAIESSELALQLFRVMSITERPITGEDGITYDVVGLKHVPGKFAAIDDGTRIEQPPISIIPPSVQPPPANVHLSSHSVIDQGIATHVLTIAWDQADKAIAYDVEWKRGDLDWVRAGRVSTQSIDIPGIYTGQYLARVRAINAVGAVSQPALSPLTNIEGKTTPPPALTSLTATPLPFAIALAWGFPQGATDTQRTEIWRGTGPNRENAVKLGDYAYPQNRLQLDGLAAGARFYFWGRLVDRSGNIGPWYPVGAGVMGESSTNQSDYDAYLSGRITESALGQDLLAKIESIDQIVPLIWEAGATYSPGQTVIHNGKIWLWNDSAAGNEEPPGTKWKDVGDAVAQAGAVAGRVNILELQVNDPETGLQAIGQKTDGLFAQLDVQAAGDSDWGAGDTTVFAGTLTIQTVIAEGDYSLARRQDTVEASVGETQAMGQQTFQALVDLDGKISVSYSLKLQIAANGQYYAAGMGIGIENQPDGSFQSQILFQADRFAVINVVNGNITSPFVIQGGQTFISQALIGTAWITSAKIADAAITNAKISGVIQSDDYSPGQTGWRINKAAGGGFEFNGTVAGGYRLNITNQGVYVYYQNGVPAVELGVLL
- a CDS encoding phage minor tail protein L, giving the protein MITADVQQLEPGGRVTVFELDASSIGADQLWFHQHLQAGVIWWQGQQYGAWPIEATGFARTSDQQPAPRLRVGNGDGRIGVMCQLYGDLVGARIIRRQTLVKYLDGKNFPPLRNKLLNSSMDLAPSGATTPTNWLASSSGGTGFTRLLVPSNLANSTRAWRWTLENVAANRYCEGYSSAIAIEPGVPLTVSAYVRGSVGARVFFQLQLLDSSGATVGWPGTPAGGDLVVGSADFTRKSFTFSNIPASVASCRVFVRVYGNNTPTQWFDVDNVQAEAGTQVTEYQYTGTNLDDGRNPTADPNEHFRDEIWFIERKVAETKEMVEFELATAIDLNGEVLPGRQIMSNVCTWLLRGGYRGPYCSYTGPAYFDINDNPVSDPGQDVCAGLVRSCKRRFGENNELPYGGFPASGLVRT
- a CDS encoding tail assembly protein, coding for MTERLRKIRLYGVLGKRFGREHLLAVANVAEAVRALGVLFDGFQQYLLEAEGKGVRFAIFLGPENLSRDQLLDPPGDEVIRIAPILMGAKSGALQTIVGGVLWGVATFMSIGATGFALAAWSAAANVGMALTLGGVSQMLAPPPKTVGSKEKPENTPNYSMNGTVNTQAAGGPVPLAYGGHDTKGLMVGSAIISGGIYAEDQL